A stretch of Pseudomonas sp. CCC3.1 DNA encodes these proteins:
- a CDS encoding sigma-54 interaction domain-containing protein — translation MFTHVANPLPYAESLLQHFASVAGGVDVAAVAGLCTRAAAQLSACELSQLYVLDATHKHLELTAEWFEGRVQPVHAKGLTVDYTGEQLLQFSVCQNRVISITDLNDGLHDTGFLPAQGVPWRSLLCVPLLNAQQAVEGVLLAASREPIELSGHALSLGALGAFVCGQIRLRQQGVQSVMPPGLRARAAGLIGNSAAMRQACHLINKVVHSAYTVLLLGETGTGKEVVARAIHDGGPRRAQPFIVQNCAAFPAELLESELFGYRKGAFTGAGRDRIGLFDSANGGTLLLDEIGDMPLSLQAKLLRVLQEGEIRPLGSNDTHKIDVRIIAATHRDLEMLVGQGLFREDLYYRLAQFPIALPALRRREGDILDLARHFATHACAFLQRKPVLWSECALNQLANYAFPGNVRELKGLVERAVLLCDGDELHAEHFSLPSDACPKTASLSLRERMEQVERGLLLDCLRKNAGNQTRAAHELGVARRTLLYRLERLNISLDDIKRRAS, via the coding sequence ATGTTCACCCACGTAGCCAACCCTTTGCCCTATGCCGAGTCGTTGCTGCAACATTTTGCCAGCGTGGCTGGTGGTGTTGACGTCGCTGCCGTTGCCGGGCTGTGCACACGTGCGGCGGCGCAACTAAGCGCTTGCGAGTTGAGCCAGTTGTATGTGCTCGATGCAACTCACAAGCACCTTGAACTCACGGCCGAGTGGTTTGAGGGGCGCGTGCAGCCGGTGCACGCGAAGGGGCTGACCGTCGATTACACGGGCGAACAACTGCTGCAATTTTCCGTGTGCCAAAACCGTGTGATCAGTATTACTGACCTCAACGATGGCCTGCACGACACCGGCTTTTTACCCGCCCAGGGCGTCCCGTGGCGGTCGCTGTTGTGCGTGCCGTTATTGAACGCGCAACAGGCCGTTGAAGGCGTGCTGCTGGCGGCCAGTCGCGAGCCGATTGAACTGTCGGGGCATGCGCTGTCGCTGGGGGCATTGGGCGCTTTTGTGTGTGGGCAAATCCGCTTGCGGCAACAGGGTGTGCAGTCGGTGATGCCGCCTGGTCTGCGAGCCAGGGCTGCCGGGCTGATCGGTAACAGCGCCGCCATGCGCCAGGCCTGTCATTTGATCAACAAGGTCGTACACAGCGCTTACACGGTATTGCTGTTGGGTGAAACCGGCACGGGCAAGGAAGTCGTGGCCCGGGCGATTCATGACGGCGGTCCTCGTCGCGCCCAGCCGTTCATTGTGCAGAACTGCGCGGCGTTTCCCGCCGAGTTGCTCGAAAGCGAGCTGTTCGGCTACCGCAAGGGCGCTTTTACCGGTGCAGGCCGTGACCGGATCGGACTGTTTGATTCGGCTAACGGCGGAACCCTGCTGCTGGACGAAATCGGTGACATGCCGCTGTCGCTGCAAGCCAAGTTGCTGCGGGTGTTGCAAGAGGGCGAGATTCGCCCGCTGGGCTCCAACGACACCCACAAGATTGACGTGCGAATCATCGCCGCCACCCACCGTGATCTGGAGATGCTGGTGGGGCAGGGGCTGTTTCGCGAAGACCTGTATTACCGGCTCGCCCAGTTTCCCATCGCCTTGCCGGCATTGCGTCGGCGCGAGGGCGACATCCTTGATCTGGCCCGGCATTTCGCGACCCACGCCTGTGCGTTTTTGCAGCGCAAGCCGGTGCTGTGGTCCGAGTGCGCGCTGAACCAACTGGCGAACTACGCCTTTCCCGGCAACGTGCGTGAGTTAAAGGGGTTGGTTGAGCGCGCGGTGTTGCTGTGCGACGGCGACGAGCTACACGCAGAGCACTTTTCATTGCCTAGCGATGCCTGCCCTAAAACCGCCAGCCTCAGTTTGCGTGAACGCATGGAGCAGGTTGAGCGGGGACTGTTGCTCGATTGTTTACGCAAAAACGCGGGCAACCAAACCCGGGCCGCCCACGAACTGGGCGTGGCCCGCCGCACGCTGTTGTACCGCCTGGAGCGCCTGAACATCAGTTTGGACGACATAAAAAGGAGGGCGTCGTAA
- the icmH gene encoding type IVB secretion system protein IcmH/DotU → MSTDTQHPNDDRTVMAFRAGKASETDALTDVQAPPKIEQLEERMIYSARVAPADKFSVSVNPLVAAASEVLSHVVRIKHSTSAVTLVGLHAVLKAALEAFEVNALCNGVDSQQMMKARYVLCTVVDEAVVTTGWGKESDWSQNSLLSGFHNETFGGEKVFNVLDQLCKDPVHNLSLLELVYLCLALGFEGKFRVVERGILELDSIRDGLYRQIRHLRGDVPRELSPHWQGLKSHPSSLTRIVPGWWLGLFTAGCLTVMFSGFAWVLGEQREAVLQPYQQLDAPVVRPQV, encoded by the coding sequence ATGAGTACGGATACACAACATCCAAACGATGACCGCACGGTGATGGCATTCCGTGCGGGCAAGGCATCTGAAACGGATGCACTGACCGATGTACAGGCACCGCCAAAAATCGAGCAGCTCGAAGAGCGCATGATTTATTCGGCCCGGGTCGCACCGGCGGACAAGTTCAGCGTAAGCGTCAACCCGCTGGTGGCCGCCGCCAGTGAAGTGCTGTCGCACGTGGTGCGTATCAAGCACAGCACCAGCGCAGTCACCTTGGTCGGCCTGCACGCTGTGCTTAAAGCCGCGCTGGAAGCGTTCGAAGTCAACGCTCTGTGCAACGGTGTCGATAGCCAGCAGATGATGAAAGCGCGCTACGTGCTGTGCACGGTGGTCGACGAGGCGGTGGTGACAACGGGTTGGGGCAAGGAAAGCGACTGGTCACAGAACAGTCTGCTGAGCGGTTTTCACAACGAAACCTTTGGTGGCGAAAAGGTTTTTAACGTGCTCGATCAACTGTGCAAAGACCCGGTTCACAACTTGTCGCTTCTGGAGCTGGTGTACCTGTGCCTGGCCCTGGGATTTGAGGGCAAGTTTCGGGTCGTGGAGCGCGGCATTCTGGAACTCGACAGCATTCGCGACGGGCTGTATCGGCAGATCCGGCACTTGCGCGGCGATGTTCCGCGCGAGCTGTCCCCTCACTGGCAAGGGCTCAAGTCCCACCCCAGCAGCCTGACCCGCATCGTGCCGGGGTGGTGGTTGGGGCTGTTCACGGCCGGGTGTCTGACCGTCATGTTTTCGGGCTTTGCCTGGGTGTTGGGCGAGCAGCGCGAGGCGGTGTTGCAACCGTATCAACAGCTCGACGCACCGGTTGTCCGGCCGCAGGTGTAA
- the tagH gene encoding type VI secretion system-associated FHA domain protein TagH has product MELVFDLLNTQTRHATQVMRKVFTEHGGIIGRNADCEWALVDESKNVSKYHAEISYRDGSFFFTDRSYNGTGFNHAKTCLTKGQVQRIEHGHVYFLGDFQIRAHLEHELHAMLEQAGRPQPAGSIIPDDAFLTLDPLDRAELPEILFSVLDEPEVPHRQPATWEQRADFAQIDYENLLVPNLIEAARAPLPTQATAIEAPRDDAFWGQFGAALGIDVLALAQADREALALKAARLLKQSIAGLQQSLWTRSELKNQLRLARTVAPDARQNPLKSTHDAVEALGLLLAPQKPHQLPAEQVIWRAFRDVQAHQVALLGASRVAVRSSLEHFSPQQLTLRFERDGYRPWIATSASRWRAFSRYHQTLQQDDDWCERVLARDFAQAYEEQVRLISTLHNDPQG; this is encoded by the coding sequence ATGGAATTGGTATTTGACCTGCTCAATACTCAAACGCGGCACGCTACGCAGGTGATGCGCAAAGTCTTCACCGAACATGGCGGCATCATTGGGCGCAATGCAGATTGCGAGTGGGCGCTGGTTGATGAGTCGAAAAATGTATCCAAGTACCACGCTGAAATCAGCTATCGGGACGGGTCATTTTTTTTCACGGACAGAAGCTACAACGGCACCGGTTTCAATCACGCCAAAACCTGCCTGACCAAAGGCCAGGTGCAGCGCATTGAGCACGGCCATGTGTACTTTCTCGGCGACTTCCAGATCCGTGCTCATCTGGAGCACGAACTGCACGCGATGCTGGAGCAGGCTGGCCGCCCTCAGCCAGCGGGCAGCATCATTCCTGATGACGCCTTTCTGACGCTGGACCCGCTCGATCGGGCTGAATTGCCCGAAATCCTGTTTTCGGTGCTGGATGAGCCCGAGGTGCCGCACCGGCAACCCGCCACCTGGGAGCAGCGGGCAGATTTCGCTCAAATTGACTATGAAAACCTTCTGGTACCGAACCTGATTGAAGCCGCGCGGGCGCCGTTGCCCACCCAGGCAACGGCCATTGAAGCACCGCGTGACGATGCGTTTTGGGGGCAGTTCGGTGCAGCGCTAGGCATTGACGTACTGGCGCTGGCGCAGGCTGATCGAGAAGCGCTGGCGCTAAAGGCTGCTCGCCTGCTTAAACAGAGCATTGCAGGTTTGCAGCAAAGCCTGTGGACCCGCAGTGAACTCAAAAACCAGCTGCGACTGGCCCGCACGGTGGCCCCGGACGCACGTCAAAATCCGCTCAAATCAACCCATGACGCGGTTGAGGCCTTAGGCCTGTTGCTGGCGCCACAAAAGCCCCACCAACTGCCGGCAGAACAGGTGATCTGGCGAGCGTTTCGCGATGTGCAGGCGCATCAGGTCGCGCTGCTGGGGGCCAGTCGAGTGGCCGTTCGCAGCAGCCTTGAACACTTCTCCCCGCAGCAACTGACCTTGCGCTTCGAGCGCGATGGCTACCGGCCGTGGATCGCGACGTCCGCCAGTCGCTGGCGAGCATTCAGCCGTTATCACCAGACCTTGCAACAAGACGATGACTGGTGTGAACGCGTGCTGGCCCGGGATTTTGCCCAAGCCTACGAAGAGCAAGTCCGGTTGATTTCCACCCTTCACAATGACCCCCAAGGATGA
- the tssH gene encoding type VI secretion system ATPase TssH, protein MAMINVDLQQLIQALDADTRRDLEGSAERCVARGAEQVLVEDLLLQLLDRPQGLLARALLDAQIDAGHLSAALQPRSENSSSRNPVFAPQLVQWLQDALLVCTLELGQSQIGEAALILAVLRNPLRYAGSAYQTLLAKLDIERLKGFALSQQEQPIHGQSPAQGESLLHRFTHDLTEQARAGKLDPVLCRDDAIRQMIDILARRRKNNPIVVGEAGVGKTAIVEGLASRIAAGEVPPVLLGVQLLSLDMGLLQAGASVKGEFERRLKGVIDEVKASPSPIILFIDEAHTLIGAGGNAGGSDAANLLKPALARGELRTIAATTWGEYKKYIEKDPALARRFQPVQLHEPTVNEAVTILRGLAHVYEKSHGIYLRDDAVVAAAQLSARYLAGRQLPDKAVDVLDTACARVRISLAAAPDKLAQLRGELAEGGRQRQAMRRDAEAGLRIDHAQLAALEERLLEAQSEQVALEARWIEQRTLAERLLALRQQLAEAREISPPETGAENSQSVPALEADLNQTHRALSDAHSQERLVSFEVCPRLVAEVISAWTGVPVSQLAREHSAKVASFGVDLQTRIRGQEQAIHALDRSMRATAAGLNKPDAPVGVFLLVGPSGVGKTETALALADLLYGGERFITTINMSEFQEKHTVSRLIGAPPGYVGYGEGGMLTEAVRQKPYSVVLLDEVEKADPDVLNLFYQIFDKGVANDGEGREIDFRNTLILMTSNLASDRINALCENGARPSAEVLEQSIRPVLSNHFKPALLARMRVVPYYPVSGSVLRELIEIKLQGLGQRLQRRHLAFSYCQRLVDHLAERCTQSDSGARLIDYLLDTHVLPLIADRLLEAMANAQTLTRVHATLDSQASVHCEFA, encoded by the coding sequence ATGGCCATGATCAACGTAGACCTGCAACAACTGATACAGGCACTCGACGCCGACACCCGGCGTGACCTTGAGGGCAGTGCCGAGCGCTGTGTCGCACGTGGCGCAGAGCAGGTGCTGGTTGAAGACCTGCTGTTGCAATTGCTCGACCGGCCGCAGGGGCTGCTGGCGCGTGCGCTGCTGGATGCGCAAATCGATGCGGGTCACTTGAGCGCGGCCTTGCAGCCACGCAGCGAAAACAGTTCATCGCGCAACCCGGTGTTTGCGCCGCAACTGGTGCAGTGGTTACAGGACGCTTTGCTGGTCTGCACGCTCGAATTGGGGCAGAGCCAGATCGGGGAAGCCGCGCTGATCCTCGCTGTACTGCGCAACCCGTTGCGTTATGCCGGGAGTGCTTATCAAACGCTGTTGGCCAAACTCGACATCGAGCGCCTCAAAGGCTTCGCGTTGTCGCAGCAAGAACAGCCCATCCATGGCCAATCCCCGGCGCAGGGCGAGTCCCTGTTGCACCGTTTCACCCACGACCTGACCGAGCAGGCGCGGGCTGGAAAGCTTGACCCGGTGCTGTGCCGCGACGACGCGATTCGCCAGATGATCGACATCCTGGCCCGCAGGCGCAAAAACAACCCGATCGTCGTGGGCGAGGCCGGGGTGGGTAAAACCGCCATCGTTGAGGGCCTGGCCTCGCGCATCGCCGCCGGTGAAGTGCCGCCGGTGCTGCTCGGGGTTCAATTGCTCTCGCTGGACATGGGCCTGTTACAGGCGGGGGCCAGCGTCAAAGGCGAGTTTGAACGCCGCCTGAAAGGCGTGATCGACGAAGTCAAAGCGTCTCCCAGCCCGATCATTCTGTTTATCGATGAAGCCCACACCCTGATTGGGGCAGGTGGCAATGCCGGTGGTTCGGATGCGGCCAACCTGCTCAAACCCGCGCTGGCCCGTGGCGAGTTGCGCACTATTGCTGCAACCACGTGGGGTGAGTACAAAAAATACATTGAGAAAGACCCGGCGCTGGCCCGCCGCTTCCAGCCGGTGCAGCTGCATGAGCCGACCGTCAATGAAGCCGTCACCATCCTGCGCGGGTTGGCGCACGTCTACGAAAAGAGCCACGGCATTTACCTGCGCGATGACGCAGTGGTGGCTGCCGCGCAATTGTCGGCTCGCTATCTGGCGGGGCGTCAACTGCCAGACAAAGCGGTCGATGTGCTCGACACTGCGTGCGCCCGCGTGCGCATCAGCCTGGCTGCGGCCCCGGATAAGCTTGCGCAGTTGCGCGGCGAACTGGCCGAAGGCGGGCGTCAACGCCAAGCCATGCGCCGTGATGCCGAAGCGGGGTTGCGGATTGACCACGCGCAATTGGCCGCGCTGGAAGAACGCCTGCTTGAGGCCCAAAGTGAGCAGGTGGCGCTGGAAGCCCGCTGGATTGAGCAACGAACATTGGCTGAGCGTCTGTTGGCATTGCGTCAACAACTGGCCGAAGCGCGTGAAATCAGCCCGCCAGAAACGGGTGCAGAAAACAGTCAAAGCGTTCCCGCTCTGGAAGCCGACCTCAATCAAACCCATCGCGCTCTGAGCGACGCTCACAGCCAGGAGCGGCTGGTCAGTTTTGAAGTGTGCCCGCGTCTGGTGGCCGAGGTCATCAGTGCCTGGACGGGCGTGCCGGTGTCGCAACTGGCCCGCGAGCACAGTGCCAAAGTCGCCAGTTTCGGTGTCGATTTGCAGACCCGCATTCGTGGCCAGGAACAGGCCATTCATGCCCTGGACCGTTCAATGCGCGCCACGGCCGCGGGCCTTAACAAACCGGATGCCCCGGTGGGGGTTTTTCTGCTGGTCGGGCCGAGTGGCGTCGGCAAGACCGAAACCGCGCTGGCTCTGGCAGACCTGTTGTACGGCGGTGAGCGTTTTATCACTACCATCAACATGTCCGAGTTCCAGGAAAAACACACCGTGTCACGCCTGATCGGTGCGCCACCCGGCTACGTCGGCTACGGCGAAGGCGGCATGCTGACCGAAGCGGTGCGGCAAAAGCCGTACTCTGTGGTGCTGCTGGATGAGGTCGAAAAAGCCGACCCTGATGTGCTCAACCTGTTCTATCAAATCTTCGATAAAGGTGTGGCCAACGATGGCGAAGGTCGCGAAATAGACTTTCGCAACACGTTGATCCTGATGACCTCCAACCTCGCCAGCGATCGCATTAATGCGTTGTGCGAGAACGGTGCGCGACCGAGTGCCGAGGTGCTCGAACAGAGCATCCGCCCGGTACTGAGCAACCACTTCAAACCCGCACTGCTGGCGCGCATGCGCGTGGTGCCGTACTACCCGGTCAGCGGGTCGGTATTGCGTGAGCTGATCGAAATCAAGCTGCAAGGCCTGGGCCAGCGTCTGCAACGCCGACACCTGGCGTTCAGCTATTGCCAGCGTCTGGTCGATCACCTGGCCGAGCGCTGCACCCAAAGCGACAGCGGCGCGCGGCTTATCGACTACTTGCTCGACACTCACGTATTGCCCTTGATCGCCGATCGTTTGCTTGAAGCAATGGCCAACGCGCAAACCCTCACCCGCGTGCATGCAACGCTGGATTCGCAGGCCAGCGTGCACTGCGAGTTTGCCTGA
- the tssJ gene encoding type VI secretion system lipoprotein TssJ, with amino-acid sequence MLRCTPLYLRALLALMVLLLTGCSALSPYSSVTKLDLGLSASDQVNLDLNGRPSPLVIRLMELKHPVAFENADFFSLYERPKASLSPDLVTSEELELRPGETVELKLSVEPGSRYVGVLAAYRDLPQTQWRYVVPVASGELTEAHLIFDQTGIHNANRALAQADD; translated from the coding sequence ATGTTGCGTTGTACGCCCCTTTACCTTCGCGCCTTGCTGGCGCTGATGGTGCTGCTGTTGACCGGATGTTCGGCCTTGTCGCCGTACTCCAGCGTCACCAAGCTCGACTTAGGCTTGAGCGCCAGCGACCAGGTCAACCTCGACCTGAACGGTCGCCCGTCGCCTCTGGTGATCCGTTTGATGGAACTCAAGCATCCGGTTGCCTTTGAGAATGCCGACTTTTTCAGCCTCTATGAGCGGCCAAAAGCCTCACTTTCACCAGACCTGGTCACCAGTGAAGAGCTGGAACTGCGCCCCGGCGAAACCGTCGAGCTCAAGCTTAGCGTCGAGCCGGGCAGCCGCTATGTGGGCGTGCTCGCGGCCTACCGCGACCTGCCGCAAACGCAATGGCGCTACGTGGTTCCGGTGGCATCGGGCGAACTGACCGAGGCCCACCTGATATTCGATCAGACCGGTATTCATAACGCGAACCGGGCACTTGCGCAGGCGGACGATTGA
- the tssK gene encoding type VI secretion system baseplate subunit TssK: protein MNAHKVIWREGMLLRPQHFQQSDRYYDHQMKIRTQLLGRYTWGFLRLEIDVQFLNMGKLVISQASGVLPDGSLFELGGNTQPLVLDVPRNTASTAVYLALPLVTGNHIETRRSDQTDVLARYTAHDINVSDSNAGDDSSSQVSCARPDFRLLLGEQQSDQASVKLQLCHILDTTADGVIRLDEQFIPTFIHAHASGYVLSCLKEVISMISNRGDALADRIRSNGKVGGAEVGDFMMLQLINRTELVLRHYLSLEQLHPEELYCALLAMLGDLATFGSESKRPQLQSTYQHSNQGQSFRSLMDSIRQVLSMVLEQHATELVLENRQYGILVSPLTDHTLLSTTSFVLAAHAHCDSEELRHRLPAHLKIGPVENIRQLVNLHLPGFKVKPLPVAPRQIPFHSNKTYFILELGNEELAQLERSGGFAFHVSGEFSALELQFWAIRN, encoded by the coding sequence ATGAATGCACACAAAGTCATCTGGCGCGAGGGCATGTTGCTGCGCCCGCAACACTTTCAGCAAAGCGACCGTTACTACGACCATCAAATGAAAATCCGGACCCAATTGCTGGGGCGTTACACCTGGGGTTTTCTGCGTTTAGAGATCGACGTGCAATTTCTCAACATGGGCAAACTGGTGATCAGCCAGGCGTCGGGTGTCTTGCCCGATGGCAGCCTGTTTGAATTGGGGGGCAACACCCAGCCGCTGGTTCTGGATGTGCCGCGCAACACGGCGAGCACAGCGGTGTACCTCGCGTTACCGCTGGTCACCGGCAACCACATCGAAACCCGCCGCAGCGATCAGACCGATGTGCTGGCGCGTTATACCGCGCACGACATAAACGTGTCCGACTCCAACGCCGGTGATGACTCCAGCAGCCAGGTCAGCTGTGCCCGCCCGGATTTTCGTCTATTGCTGGGTGAACAACAGAGCGATCAGGCCAGCGTCAAATTGCAGCTGTGCCATATCCTCGACACCACCGCCGATGGCGTGATCCGGCTCGATGAGCAATTCATTCCGACCTTCATCCACGCCCATGCTTCGGGCTATGTGCTGTCGTGCCTCAAAGAAGTCATCAGCATGATCAGCAACCGGGGCGACGCGCTGGCAGATCGCATTCGCTCCAATGGCAAGGTCGGCGGGGCAGAGGTCGGTGATTTCATGATGCTCCAACTGATCAATCGCACAGAGCTGGTGTTGCGCCACTATTTGAGCCTGGAACAGCTGCACCCTGAAGAGTTGTACTGCGCGTTGCTGGCGATGCTGGGCGATCTGGCGACCTTTGGCAGCGAGAGTAAACGTCCTCAGTTGCAGAGCACCTATCAGCACAGCAACCAGGGGCAAAGCTTTCGCTCACTGATGGACTCGATTCGCCAGGTGCTGTCGATGGTGCTTGAACAGCACGCCACCGAGCTGGTGTTGGAAAACCGTCAATACGGGATTCTGGTGTCGCCGCTGACCGACCACACATTGCTCTCCACCACCTCGTTTGTATTGGCCGCTCATGCGCATTGCGACAGCGAGGAGTTGCGCCATCGCTTGCCGGCGCATCTCAAGATCGGGCCGGTCGAAAACATTCGCCAACTGGTCAACCTGCACTTGCCGGGCTTCAAGGTCAAACCGTTGCCTGTGGCGCCGCGGCAGATTCCGTTTCACTCCAACAAAACCTATTTCATTCTCGAACTCGGCAACGAAGAACTGGCACAACTGGAACGCTCCGGTGGTTTTGCCTTCCACGTGTCGGGTGAGTTTTCAGCGCTTGAACTGCAATTTTGGGCCATCAGGAACTGA